The Alnus glutinosa chromosome 1, dhAlnGlut1.1, whole genome shotgun sequence region ACACAACAGCACATTGCAACACTATAACCACAATAGATAGAGGTGTGAGGTCGGATATCTATAAATGATAACAATCCCCAAGGATGTAAACTATGCATCAagcattaaaaaagaagaagaaaatgaccACCAAGCCAGCAATATGACCCTTGACTGCTTACAAGATGTATGCCCACTTGGGAAACTTTTGTGTCCTTCCTTAATGACACTCTTATTTCCAGTGCACAATACGTTCCTTGTGACAGAATCAAACACCTGCACATGTCATCCACCTACTGCATGTTGACTGAGAAAAGAACTTACCAAAAGCAAAGACTTTATCATAAAATATTAAagtaaacaacaaaataaaaggaaaaggaaaaccaGGGAAATCTATGAACTGGAGAACCAACCCCTTTGCCATCAGGGAAACAACGCCAAAAGAAGTCTGGACGTGGACGGCCAACCCCATCTTTGATTGCATCAGTTATGACTGCAGTGATAAATACAGAAAATAGAAGGCCTGGACATGCACAAAATATCCATTAAAATGTTATCATGATACTACAATGACATGCAAACAAACACCTATATTACAAAAATTTAGAAAGGGAGGAAGAGCTACCCATTATGCCATGGTGCAGATCATAAACATCCCTTTTGATGAAGTAGTAGATGAGAATGACAGCAAAAGGCAGCAATATTGCGACAATCTGTTAAAATAATGGATACAAAACAGATTATTTTTTATGTCATAAGCAAGTAACGTGCAAATACCTCATGCACAAAAACAtctcttgaatttattatttcaCAGGGACAAAACTCACAGGAACAGCCCAAAAGGGAACAGTATTGCCTTTCAAGGGGTATCTGAGGTCTGTCATCATCCCCTCTCCAACAAAACGGTGAAATGGTTCTATAAGGTTCAGAATGAGGTCCATCACCACAAGAAGCACAAGAATTAGCCAGTCGTACATATGGATTCTTGCCACTTTAACTCCATGGGATCTTAAAGTGTGTGCACCCAATTGAATTTCTGGCATTTTTCAAAATCTGACGGCAAATTAAAAGCATAGTTAATGGAAATGACATTACAAATTCGAATCACTATAACTAAGCACAAacatgaaaaaggaaaaatgtcaCAACATAATGTTACAGTAATAAATGTGGAGTTAGAATAGAACTTCAacctcttgaaaaaaaaaaaaaagaaaaaagaaaaaaaggaaattctTTCCCATAAATAGGCGGAAACAAATTATGATCAGAACCATCATACTGATTTCTGTTCGGGTATCAACAATTAGCTGCAATTacaggagaaaaagaaaattacccTGTTCATGGGTCAATGATGTATAATCATATTCTAGGATCTCATGAAAGTCAAAATGCAGTCAATACACCGCAAAAGATAAAAGTAAATGTAATCATTTACAGAACATGTAGTATATTAGATACATGGAAAAGTAGTTGTATTCCATCCACTACCTATTCACTAGCGAAGGAATAATCTTCTCTAGAATGTAAAAAATGTACTTTTAGTGGGACAATCTTTCTAATGCAATAATGAAGCAAATGAAGAGTAAAGTTACTGTAAGCCATGATTCAATGGCTCTGGTCCAAAAGAGAGGTTCCAATTGACTCTAGGGCCAAGTATAGATCCACAAGCAAGCATGAAAAAATCAAGGTATTCTGAAGGTTAATGAACCAAGACTGCTGCCTAATCGGTTTCAACCACCGCCTAACTACAGTCAACCAGGCCCAAATTATAGGCAGTATGAACTACATAAAGGGGCAGCCCAGTATGAAGTATAAATCAACAAGCAAGCATGATAACAATTAGGTAGGATTATAAGAAGACCAATCCCGCATAACTACAATATACAAGGCTTTACCCAAAGGAAAGTTGGATGGTCAAACCTTTAGTGTGAGTTGCATTCCATTTGGGCAATTTTGTTGCCCTTACAGTAAATAGAGGGAAGAAAGATTCCAAATAATTAGGGAAGTCACTCTCAGTTGTAGAGGTGCTAACAGACAAAGCAAGGTGAAGTCCTATTGGTCACCTAGTAATTAAGCAGAAACACATGTCTACACAAATATTTTACTAGTTAAGACTACATTACAAAGCATGTTGCTGTATTATGACAATAGTGAATTAAAGTTCATGAGTCT contains the following coding sequences:
- the LOC133852577 gene encoding lipid phosphate phosphatase 2-like, whose amino-acid sequence is MPEIQLGAHTLRSHGVKVARIHMYDWLILVLLVVMDLILNLIEPFHRFVGEGMMTDLRYPLKGNTVPFWAVPIVAILLPFAVILIYYFIKRDVYDLHHGIMGLLFSVFITAVITDAIKDGVGRPRPDFFWRCFPDGKGVFDSVTRNVLCTGNKSVIKEGHKSFPSGHTSWSFAGLGFLAWYQAGKIRVFDRKGHVAKLCVVFSPILLASLVGVSRVDDYWHHWQDVFAGGLLGMTVASFCYLQFFPAPYDVDGWAPHAYFEMLTESRNGVQSSTITNSRLVRQQSELVTTHVQAQHDIAISGVDIGDSDSGPMLDALEGGRRH